The Daucus carota subsp. sativus chromosome 2, DH1 v3.0, whole genome shotgun sequence genome includes a window with the following:
- the LOC108206101 gene encoding homeobox-leucine zipper protein HAT5 has protein sequence MEIDKVYDGADDVLLPTESLPPSSAASQFLDSFWISKSSPSFQGDSVSGSADMVNFQNSPPEDAAGLEGLIPVMEKGEGGNEDYDPGFHQPEKKRRLTVDQVKLLEKSFEVENKLEPERKFQLAKDLGLQPRQVAIWFQNRRARFKTKQLEKDYDVLKESYDKLKVDYDSLSKDNKKLRLEVESLKEKKRLERQNVTSSVVPEPAKLPLSSPISQNEISANVITIKQEDANSAKSDVLDSESPHYADANHISIFKPVDSSRVLEQDLSDFSQDEDDDLCRILPASCLPKLKIESYDDLTADPCNLGTSVDEQTFWFWP, from the exons ATGGAGATTGATAAAGTTTATGATGGTGCTGATGATGTCTTGCTTCCAACTGAAAGTCTACCACCTTCTTCTGCTGCATCTCAGTTTCTTGATTCCTTCTGGATTTCCAAGTCTTCGCCTTCTTTTCAAG GGGACTCTGTTTCCGGCTCTGCGGATATGGTTAATTTTCAGAATTCCCCACCTGAAGATGCTGCTGGACTTGAGGGATTAATACCTGTCATGGAAAAAGGAGAGGGTGGAAATGAGGACTATGATCCTGGATTTCATCAGCCCGAAAAGAAAAGGCGACTTACAGTTGATCaggttaagcttcttgagaaaaGCTTTGAGGTAGAAAACAAGCTTGAACCTGAGAGGAAATTTCAACTTGCAAAGGATCTTGGTTTGCAGCCTAGGCAAGTTGCTATATGGTTTCAGAACCGACGAGCCCGGTTCAAAACCAAACAGCTTGAAAAGGATTATGATGTCCTGAAAGAAAGCTATGATAAGCTCAAAGTGGATTATGATAGCCTTTCTAAAGATAACAAGAAATTGAGGCTTGAG GTCGAATCACTCAAAGAGAAAAAGAGGCTTGAGCGGCAAAATGTAACGAGTTCAGTTGTACCAGAACCAGCAAAGCTACCATTATCAAGTCCAATTTCTCAGAATGAGATCAGTGCAAATGTGATAACAATAAAGCAGGAGGATGCAAATTCAGCCAAGAGCGATGTTTTGGATTCAGAGAGTCCACATTATGCTGATGCGAAccatatttctatattcaagCCTGTTGACTCTTCTCGAGTCCTAGAACAAGATTTATCCGATTTCTCCCAAGACGAAGATGATGACTTGTGCAGGATTTTGCCAGCCTCGTGCCTCCCAAAGCTCAAAATTGAATCTTACGATGACTTAACTGCAGACCCTTGCAATTTGGGTACTTCTGTTGATGAACAAACCTTCTGGTTTTGGCCTTAA